The genome window ATGTCTTATTATCATGTTGTGTATAAATCTAATCTGAAAGTTTCCAACTATTGAGAAGTTGCTCAGAAAAGAATTGCTACTAAATTGCACACCAAATGATGGATGGACGCATTTCATATATTAGATTTACCAAGAAAATTAGTTGTAGCAAGGCTTATGTGAATATGCATCCATCATCCACTATTTGTTTCGTAACTTAAATAACTTTTTTTTTCCTGGTACATTTGAATGATTGAATCAATGTAGGCTAGGCTACATGCTGAGAGAGCTGAAATAGATAAAGCGGCTGCGGAAGCTGAGAAGCAATATGTAGAAGGAAAAAGACATGCTGAGAATCAAGTTGCTGAATTAGCTGCTACCAAAAATGCTGTTGAAACTTTAAGAAATGGTGTTCCCAGGATAGAAACTCTTGGGCAGGTCGTGCCTACCAGATTTGACGATAAGAAACATGTTTCATTATCAGGTATGTGGGACGTTATGTTGATAAACAAGAATTTTGACTTTTTCGCCATTCTAATCTGAAGTTTCAACTGAGTCTATTTGGCAGGAAGAAGTATGACAAGAGCTTCAAAAAATGCTTTAGAATTGGAGAAAAAAAGACTACGTATTTATGAAAAGTTAACTATAGAAAACGGGGCTCTTAAAGAAAGTTCTGATCAGGTAAATCACTAAGGATGATTCGAATTTCAAATTACTAGATTTTACTGTACTATGcatttaaatatctttacagGTTTATAGAATCGTTTGTGCAAAATAAGCAAGACACATAAGGTGGTCGCAACTTTGAATAGATCACCGAATGCTAGAGTAATGTGTTTGATGGTTCTTCTGATTCATTATCTCTCTACGATGTCCATGAGCACAATGTCGATGATATGTCATTTATGAACCACAATTGTCTGTCCTATCCAGGGTAATCGAAGAACTGGACAGAATTTCAATAGGCTGATTAAAACCATCTATGCTACTGTAGAAAATGTCAGGTCAGTCGGATCTTATCATTCTTTCATTTTAACAAACCAGTAAGTCTTTTACTTTGCTGTTCATTAGTTTTTATTTTCCtctgataaaaaaaatcttatgtTATGTGCAAattgcatttttttttcaacAGAACAAAAGCAGATGAATTGTTCAATTTAATCAGTAGTCCAGAATATCCCCATTCCATCAGTATCATGTCCTTTGCAGAAAAGGTATTGTTGTTGAGTATCACTTGAAGGAGTTACCGGTTTTCATTTCTTTGTTTGATTGCAGAACCAATTTGATATTTAATAGATTATAAGCGGAGGAAACTTTCATCATCGTGTTCAGAGAATGTCTAATAAATATGTGCTTACTTAGGGAGTCATGATTTTTACAGGTGGTCTTCAACTGTGAAAATTCTCAAAAGAGCGACGGATTCATTTTTGCCTGTAGTCATGTCATTGTTCTTGTCACCTCCAAGGTAAACTCTGCTGTGAAGAATTCCATACTACTTGTTATAAATTTATTCTAAGTTGTTATCATGAAATCAATTGTTTGCTAAGAAGTCCTTTTATGTTCTCTTCTTTTGTGTAAGATAAGTCTTCTCCGTGTCTGGATTTGTATGCTTGTGTTTATTGAAGCAGCAATTTAGCATGTTGATCCTGGATAATGTGTcatttgataatattttattttattgaatacAGATTCCATTGGCTTTGGACATTCTCTTGGCAGAGTTGAATAGAGTTTGCATGTACACTGTGCCCAAATATGTAGAATACTCTCCAGTAATAAATCTAACTCAATATTTTAAGAACTTGTCTTTTGTTTGTTCTCGATTTTTCCTTGTTATGGTTTGCTGATGCAAAAGTATGGGCAGTTTCATGTACTTTTTAAGTTCTCTGCAAGAGTCACATGGCTTGATTGGACTCTTAAGTTCAGAAACATTCTTGTTCTCTTTTGGCTTTTCGACAGAGCTGCTGCTGTAAATTGATACCATATTTATGTTATCTTTTATAGGTATTGTTTCAAACCAGAGAAGCTTATTTCAAAGCTATTGGCTACAAGGAAATATATGGTAAGATCGAAAACAATGATAGTTATGTAGAGAGATTGAGTTCGATAATGAGACTCTATGGAGCTTTAGTACAGGTTTGGGTGCTCTGTGACTACTTGAGCTTTTAACCATAATTACCCAATGCATTTTAATGGTACGAGACAAGATTGGGTTCTGATATTCTTGTTTTGGCAGACTGAAATTGGTGGCTTTCAGAATCTCCATGGACTTAAAGAAGGTTGGGCATGGCTTGCACGGTTTCTAAATTCTCTCCCGGCTAATCTTTATACAGCAGTTGCACTACAACATTTTCTTGAAGTAAGCTGGAATTTGCCTTTTCacatatatttttcaatattttatgcataatgatATGTAGTCATTTAAGAACGTCTAGATGTCAGGATACGCTCTTTACCGAAGATACAGAAATCAGTTTGAGAAGTTGCTGAGGATCATTGCTCGTGACTTCCTCAAAGCACTAAAAGAGGGTAATTCAGATTCAGTAAATGCAAAGCTGATCAAGGTGAAAACATCCATCATTAATTACGTAGAGTCAAGCCGGTTTAAGAAGGAACCAGAAGGATTGCAGCTGAGAGGCCACTTGGATTCGAATGATTTTTTTTGATGTTCAGCCATTATTTCGAAATCTATTGATGTGCAGTTAATCTGATCGATCATGTGTATCAATTAGTGTTACTCGGCAACTAGAACACAAAGGTTGAATGTTGGGAAATGTTACTCATCCATCAATCATGGTTCCCAATTAGTATTGCTGGACTAATAGAATCCGAAGGCTTTCAGAAATGTTGCCTGATTTGGCTTCATCCGCTTGAATAGTGAAGATCCTCCCAAAGTTTTTAGAAATTGAAGAAACAAGTACACTTAAGAGTGTTGAAAAATCGACAACAAACAACTACTCGGATAGCTGTCCATATGTCCGACAAGTGTTAACCATTGCCCTTGGCAGCTTCCTAGGATTATGGTCATAACCAAAATTTTACTTGTATTTTTTTGATCATCTAtaatagaaaaaagaaagaacgAAACAGCATTACGTGTTATTCATAGAAGTGGCATACTAATTGACCATAGATCAATTCTACTTTTGATTTGGGAGTGTTGATCACACCTCTAATTCTGAACATATTGTTCATACCAAGTGACAACAATATATTTTGATCGTAATCTTGTGGTCAAATAGTGTAACATGGTTTAAGCAATCACCTCCGGAATTGGTGTCACAACTATGCTCTAaagattattttttaaacatttaaattaacTAAAAAGTTTTAATAGGAAATCATTTGATCTGTTTATGTAAATTGATGTTGTTTACCTATTCATAAATAAGAGTAGATAGCATTATGGAAAATCGTGTCATAATTGAAAAGGACAAGTTgattgataaaataattttttgacgATCGAAGAAGTGAGCTATACGATTACCCAAGGAAAAGTTGAAACGAgattttatatgttttttttccaaaaaaaaaaaatgttattaGAGATTTTACTTAGTCACCCATGGCTACTAATAATCCACTCCCGttcattattttaataacaatatgttatcaaaaatattaatttcaataaattttCTCTTCCACGGGTTTCTCTAATTTCGTAACGCTGGACACTATATACGCATAGGGAAAAAAATATTGGAAGAAGGTTTCAATAAGAATGGAAAAGGTAATTTCTTAAATACAATActctaa of Primulina eburnea isolate SZY01 unplaced genomic scaffold, ASM2296580v1 ctg861, whole genome shotgun sequence contains these proteins:
- the LOC140822482 gene encoding mRNA export factor GLE1-like, with the protein product MELSTFRGVIKLELHCPQNVNGIAADPKPDWSFDDLRSELDTIEKKLIPSLDFSAPFDKKRPRNRCNTRGFAMHVSDHELGFSDSDVEEEVVNSSMVSGKKFSFEELDMSGVSRRASVKLSYEFQLYVSRKVRNKILTLETNLVKENEKFASQIAEIHKHRRTQQERERKFDLQYHRTIAEALDNHLTAVQRDHEHISQLEEKRIRDDAAREEAKRKEKTLIEEKLCKEKIKAEEEARLHAERAEIDKAAAEAEKQYVEGKRHAENQVAELAATKNAVETLRNGVPRIETLGQVVPTRFDDKKHVSLSGRSMTRASKNALELEKKRLRIYEKLTIENGALKESSDQGNRRTGQNFNRLIKTIYATVENVRTKADELFNLISSPEYPHSISIMSFAEKVVFNCENSQKSDGFIFACSHVIVLVTSKIPLALDILLAELNRVCMYTVPKYVEYSPVLFQTREAYFKAIGYKEIYGKIENNDSYVERLSSIMRLYGALVQTEIGGFQNLHGLKEGWAWLARFLNSLPANLYTAVALQHFLEMSGYALYRRYRNQFEKLLRIIARDFLKALKEGNSDSVNAKLIKVKTSIINYVESSRFKKEPEGLQLRGHLDSNDFF